Proteins encoded together in one Terriglobia bacterium window:
- a CDS encoding lysophospholipid acyltransferase family protein, with product MSEQITETGELMAEGGAHGAAKQPPPFRGCARVWTRWQRFQIWVAAHVGYWFIELIGRTLRFESRGDENLEAIYRAGHRAIFVFWHNRIFGATWYYRRRGIVVMTSQNFDGEYIARFITMHGYGTARGSSSRGGMRALAEMARCLRQGSDVGFTIDGPRGPRYQAKMGPLLLARKTGDAIFCFHVSYEKKWILRNSWDHFEIPKPFSRALIIKAPPIYVESAADEATVRQKHQEMQRLLDRIRGEGDSFWVDGSRRKE from the coding sequence GATCACAGAAACGGGAGAATTGATGGCCGAGGGCGGAGCGCATGGAGCCGCCAAACAGCCCCCCCCTTTCCGCGGGTGCGCGCGGGTGTGGACTCGATGGCAAAGATTTCAAATCTGGGTGGCGGCACATGTTGGCTACTGGTTCATTGAACTCATTGGGAGAACACTGAGGTTCGAATCACGCGGGGACGAGAACCTGGAGGCGATATACAGGGCCGGACACCGTGCCATATTCGTTTTTTGGCACAACCGTATCTTTGGAGCTACCTGGTATTACCGCAGGCGGGGCATTGTCGTGATGACCTCACAGAATTTTGATGGAGAATATATCGCGCGCTTCATCACCATGCATGGCTACGGGACGGCGCGCGGCTCCAGTTCACGGGGCGGGATGAGAGCGCTCGCGGAAATGGCGAGGTGTTTGAGACAGGGAAGCGATGTGGGATTCACCATTGACGGACCCCGAGGGCCGCGTTACCAGGCCAAGATGGGGCCGCTGCTGCTGGCCCGCAAGACGGGCGATGCGATCTTCTGCTTTCATGTCTCGTACGAGAAGAAGTGGATTCTGCGAAACAGTTGGGATCACTTTGAAATCCCCAAACCCTTCAGCCGTGCCTTGATCATCAAGGCCCCGCCCATCTACGTCGAGTCGGCTGCCGACGAAGCGACCGTTCGCCAGAAGCATCAGGAGATGCAGCGACTGCTGGATAGGATCCGCGGGGAGGGAGATTCCTTCTGGGTGGATGGATCGAGAAGGAAGGAATAG